The following DNA comes from Photobacterium sp. DA100.
AGCTGAGATTTGATAGACATCCGTTACATCATGAACCGTACCGCGTATCTCTACCGCCTTACCATTGCTGTCACGCAACACTTCAGCTCGCTTGCGCAGATACCTAATACTGCCATCCCGTAGCAGTACCCGGTGTACCAGGTTGTAATTGACGCCGTCACTTTCAATTGAACGGTGAAGGGTATCGAGCACCCATTCACGATCTTCTGGATGGATTAACTCTGACAGCAATGACAGTGTCGGTTTGACAGATTCATCTTTAAAATCATAAATCCGATAAACTTCTTTACTCCACTCGAAGTGCTGCTCTTGAAGCTTCCAAACCCAGCTACCTACCTTTGCGACTCGCTGCCCTTCCTCTAGCTGCCACCGTAATTTCACCTGGCGCTGCAATAGGGCTTCATAGCCGACCTCTTGGCCGAGGTAGGTTAAAAACGTATCGCAATACGCCTGTAGCGCATCCATGCAATTGAAGGGATTTTGAAATAGGCAAGAGAGCACACCAACCAATTGACGATTGCGTGCAAACAGGGGAATACCAATATAGGTTGCGGCCAATCCAGCATGCCGGTGTGAATAGCGAGGATATTGTTTTTTTAAAGTCTCAGAGACAATAAAGAGAGTCCCCTGCTTGACGACTTCAGCTTCAGGCACTTCCGCGAAGGAGAGATAACTTGGTTCGCCAAATTTACCTTGATAGCAAGTCGAAAGGATCTCTAGCCCCTCACTATCATCGCTTACCGAGCCAATAATGACATTATCGACAGCAAAAGCTTCATACAAACTCTTGCCGACAGCCTCAAACAGCTCTTTACCGCTCAGTTGCTCAAACGTAGTTGATTTTTTGTAATCCATTAGCATATCAATTATCACCAACGGAAACTTCAAAAGCTTGTTTGGTAATAATACTATCACTTCACCCGCTGCGACTTTACCGCATGACTTTAACAGATAAAAGCAAAGGTTCGCATTCACAAAAGCGATATAACAAAACATTGATTAGTATCACCCCTGCGGAATATTTGCGTTTACATAACATGCAAATTAGGGTGCATACTCAGTCTGGAACAAGAACATGGCGTTAACCCCTTATACCTTTGATAGGGGCAATTCAGCCACAAGTAAATGGCCGAAGTGAATTGTCACTTCGGCCATTGCTCAACACTCAATTCCAACTGTTATCGGCACATGTAGCCTGACATATAGGTATCGAGATCCCGGACCAGGTTGTTGGCATCCCAACTACTCCAACGGCTTGGTTGATAGCCATAGCTGCTGTATCCAGACTGCTCGAGCATAGAATGGCTCTTCTGCATGGCTGTCTCTGCCTGCTGGCAGCTCGTTAGCCCATATTGCTCATGCAGTTTGGCGCTGAACAACTTAGCGGCCAAATAATCAGCACTGCCAAATGAAGCATATTTATCCAGTACCTCCGTGGCTTCTTCGCAAGTATCTACGTGGTACCCACCGAGCATATAGGTATGCGTCTCTAAGTCCTCGCTGGTCAGGTAACCACCATAGATAGGCTTATCGTAACAAGCCACCGGCTCTGTTTTCTTAACCTGCCTATTATCCACCTGGAAGAACAAGGTTTGCCCTGGTTTCACCATAAAGTTCACACACAGTGACATATCCTCGTAGATAGATTGCATATTTCCATAATCAGGGTTGAACAACTTGCTGACTTTGAGGTAGTAATCAATCGGTGCGTCATTGCTGCTGTTTTCAAATCTCAGCTTTTCATCAACATAATAATCGCCGTTGATATCTACCATCCAGAATGACTGCCATCCGTAGGGAATGTCCACTTCACATAAGGTGTACTTCTCGTAAGGTGTCAGCTTAATTCCATCAAAGTCAAACATATTTGGCGGTGTAACGATATATGTATTCACGCCTGGGCCAGACAAAGTAAACTTCCACTCGTCGTCCGTTGCATAACCGTTAGTCAGTTTCTTCACCTTCACCATACCATTCTCACGATTGGTGTAAGTACACTCGACCGTCTCGCCGGGATCCAAGACGATATCGGCCTGCCGAGCCAATGTATTGGTTTGGGTATTTACCATTTCAGACTCGGTGCAAACCAGATCAATGAGAATGAAGTCTGGCGCAGGGTCGTATTCAGTGACTCGATAACTGCCAGGAATCACATTTTCAAACACTTTGCTCTGACCATGATCGAGAATGAAATCATCACTGCCCTCGATATTTTGCGAGAAGCTAAAACCGGTGCCATATTTCGGCTTGGTTAGCTTGTGAATGATAATAGTCCCAAGCTTCTTATTGGTAAACGAGCACTGTTTAGTCGTTCCCTCATCCTCAGGCAGTGTCACCGTGAACTCACAACCGGAACTTGCAGTTTGCACCCAACCTTCGCGGACCGTCTCAGTAACTGTATAGTCCCCGGCGACTAGTTCAAAATCACCGTCCTGCCCCTGGAAAACCTCATAGGCGCCAGGTGTAGAGTCACTGGTAACCAGCACAATACCATTCGCTCCGGTATTCGGGCCTCTCAGCGTCATCGTCCAGCCATTTTCCTCGCCAGCTGGCATGGTGATCTTATCAACAGCGGCGAGCACCGGTGCCGGCGGCTCTGGTTCAACCAATACAAATGCCAGCTGACCTGAGCAATCGTACAGCGTTGGTTCAGCCGGGAGCGTCAAATCAACCATTTTGACCGTTTCGCCAACCAAGGTGCCACAACTGGTTACCTCTGCGGTATAGACGTCCGGAGCGATATCATCAATGGTCTGTGTAATATCATTGTTTGAGCTGTTGAAGTCATAGGTTAGCGTCTCGATCAGCTCATTCGATGAGTTTTTCACTTCCACTGTACACTGCAAGGTATTTGGCGCAACTAGGGCAGGCACCGCCAATCGAACATCGAGGTCGACTAAAATCGAGCTGGTCACAGTGACTTGCACCGGTGACTGCTCAGTCCCACTCTCAACCATGGTACCATCCGAGGCTGTTAGCAGTGCCCAGTCCGCCAGAGTGCCGGTTGTGCTGGTAACCGCCGCTGCCGAAATCGTTTTGGTAAATTCAACAAAACCAACAGCACAACCGTTTGGATCGGTACACTCACCCGGTTGCTGCGTCTCTGATGTCCACACCAGATCGGGATCAGCCGGTGTCAGTGGAGTATTTAATTGATAACTCCCTGAAAAAGTACCAGTCGCTCCCGTTACTTGAGAGACAAAATAGCTCAGCCCCGTACCAGTCAACCGCTCGGTATCTGATACTGTTGCAGTCGTCAGCTCCCCACTCACCTGCTGGATACCAGCACCATCCTGGACCAAATCAAATTGTGTGGTTAACGGCTGGCCAGGAAAGGCAGGGACACCCGCTAACGCGGGATCTTTGAAGGTCGCTGTCGCGACATCATTCAAACCGGATACACCCAACGGCGCTTCAAACGTGTGGGTAACGAACACTTCAGAATTGGCTGGGACAGACACCCCATTGAAGGTAGCAACATCTAGTGATTCTTCACCCGCGCCAATATCACCAAGGATCTCATCCGTGATATCTACCACCACCTCTCTTGAAATATTGTTGGCGACATAAATGTTAGTCACCACACGAACTGCATCCCCCGATGTCGGTATCACACTCCACTCAACACGAATGGTGGCTTCAGCGCTGTTATCCTGAGAAGTGTCGCAGGTATTGCCAAGGTTCAGCGTAGTTGGCGTCGCCTGCTTAGTCATATTCCAAACAATACCGTCGCCTACAGTGGCCGTCATGTCTTTGCGAACACCAAAAGCTTGGCTCGCATCGACATCAATGGTTATCGTTCTTCTGCCTTGCTGGAAGCCTTCCTGTTCAAAAACATACGCTTGCAGTGAAGAACCCGGAAATTGACTGGCTCCGATTGCCAGCCGGTTCGCCCAGTCAATGACACAGGTGGTATTTGGGCCCTGAGATATTCTCAGTTCGCGGTAGATAACATCATCGGCACCGCCATTCACCTGATCGGTCACAACAGGCGCGCCAACGCTGATTAAGGTACAGCTTGCATCGGAAAAGTCATTGTCGAGACCACCTCCGATGATCTGGACATCAACAATCTGATCGTAGCCAGCATTGCCATTATCTTGGTTGTCAGCCGCCACCCTAATGTCATATGTTACGACTCCAGCACTATCGCCGTTTTCCGCTATCAAGCGAAAAGGAACCAGATCCAGTTCATCCCAGCCTTTTCCCAAATTACCTGAGGTATAAGGAGTATCAGCCCCTCCTAAGGTATTCGGATCCTGACAGGTATAATTGCCATCATCGTTAGGTAGACTATTTCTGTCAGCGAGCAATGTCGGATCACCGTCATTCCGACAGCCTTCAAAGGTAAACTGTACCGTATTAGGTGCCGGGTCAAAGGCCTTTACAGGTAATGCTGCTAACCCCGTCAATAATATGATTCCCCATAAAGCATGCCGCTTTATTAGGCAAAAAATATCAAACGTCATAAACCTAACCTTCTATTGTTATGCTGTAGCCAGTTATCATTTAGATGGAACAAACCAGAATCTTCCAACTGTTACTACAAAATTTAGTTAGGTGTTTTTGGGAAAACTGGCTAATTGCGGGAGATTACTCATTATGAGTCGCGTTATTAGGGATGAGAACGAAAAACCCGTCAACGCTACCGGGTTTAACTAAGACAATGACAAAAGACAGTTAACTTGCCGGCTCAATAGTTCCGTTAAAGGTTTCCAACAAGCAATCCTTGACTGGCTGGGAGTGGAAGATACTTACAATTTTATGATAAGAGTCCCGTAGTCACCACGTGATTCATAGTAATAATCGTCGCCCCAATTTTGATAGAAGACACCTCTTGCTCACCATAATCAGTCAGACCGTACAGTACAATACCGCTATTATCCTTCATTTCAGATTGAAATGGTCTTTCAGGGTTGTTCCTTGCTCTCAAGCCCGAACTGAAGCTCTACCGGTCGCCAACGGTGGAAACAAGATAGAAACGGAAAAAGTCGCAACCGAAAACCAGCGCCGCCATTACCCGTCCAAAATATGGCTGAACTAACTCGACATGCTCAAGCTTTTGCGCTGTCCCTTTACATCAAGAATTCGACCACTTTTAATTGCTTGAGCTTGACGAGAGGTATTCATATGACAGTCTTTATAGCTAGCCTATCACTATCTGCAGATTGTTTGACATCAGATAGAACGGTGTGCACAAAAGCCCCCAGCTCTTCGACAGGGGCTTCACTCAGTGAGTTACTCTAATTCAACCGGCGGCCTAAACACCATTTCATGCATCACCACATCCTGTGGCAACTCGAGCAACGCAGAAATAGTCTGCGCAACACTTTCCGGCTGCATATACTGCGGTCGTTCAGTTTCCCTGAAGTTAGTGTCTGTCCCGCCGGGGAACAGTGAAGTAACCTTGATCCCGTGTGGTTGAGCCTCTTTCATCAATATCGCACTGAATCCTGCCAACCCTTGTTTCATTGCCGTATAAACAGCCATGGTTTCATTTGAACGCTTAGCAACAGTACTGAGCACATTGATGATTTGGCCAGACCTTGCAGGTTTCATGACTTTCAATGCTTCGCGGCTCAATAAGGCCGGTGCTCGCAAGTTGACAGCGTATTGGTAGTCAAACTCTTCGAGGGTGAATTCATCAATACCACATTTGCGAGAATTCATTCCGGCATTATTGATCAATACATCTACCCCGCCGAGCTTCTCAACTGCCTGTTCGAACAATGCCACAGCTTGCTCAGGATCACTCAAATCAGCCGCGATAATATGACAACCCGTCAGTGCCGCCAACTCCTCTAACTTGGCACAATTCCGACCAGTGGCAACAACACTATACCCTTTCATGCATAATTGTTGTGCCAACGCGTAACCAATCCCACTCGTTGCCCCTGTTACCAATATCCGTTTCATTTTATCCCTAATTAATAGACATCAATATCAACCAGTTTGTCATACTTTATAAGCTAACCATATGGTTTTATCTGTCTCGGTTAATTACGCAAAGCAGAATTAAGCCGGCTTTAACATCTGCATATCCGCTCCGGTATCGTCAGGGAGGTATTCCATATTGTGTAAACGAAATGAAGCCCAATAGCCACGCCAACGGACGTCGGTACTAAGGACTTCAGCCATTTTTCTGATCAGTTCGGGCCTCATCGCCAATCCAACGGCTTCATAAAACAGGTTAACCTGCTCATCTGCATCAACGTCGTATAACTCTTGATAGCCAGTTGATGCATTGTAACCGTAGAACCACTCCTTGCCTGACATTTCCAGTCTGATTGCAGCCCCAAAATTCATCCCAACATGCATGCCAGTCTGGAAAACCTGCACCATCGGCTCTTTTTCTCCGCCACTTGCCACTTTGAGCAAGTTACTCCCTTCCATATGCGCAGGTTTTTCAATACCCGCAGCCGCCAACAGTGTCGGAGCAATATCCAATGCCGAACACACAGTCTCAATCTTCTTCATTACCGGCATAGTATGCTTTGCCGCTTTTATATAGAGTGGGATTGCAAAAATATCCGGTTGGAAGTACACCCCTTTGTCTGCCATGCCTAACCGGCCATTCATATCACCGTGGTCCGCCGAAAAGACAACAACACAATCGTCCCAAAGTCCTTCAGACTTCAAGTAATCCACCAGCCTGCCAACAGCGTAGTCGACCACTTCGACCTGAAGCAGGTGAGCGGCAATATAGTCGATGACGGTATCTTCATCGTACATTCCCCAATATTTGCGGTACAACGCATAGATTGGGTTATCTGGTAGGATATTATTTGCTTGCAATTCGGTATAGCTTGCAGGCAATGTAATCGCAGATTTTATTTCCTCATACCGTTTCTCAAACCCACTAGGAATTGAATAAGGCTGGTGAGGATCGAAGAAATCTAGCTGGGCAAAAAATGGTCTTCCTGGCTCCTGACGTCTAGCCGCTTTTATCTGACGGATCGTCAAATCGGCAAGAAATGCAGAATAGTGGGCCTCTTTAGGAAAATCCGCACCATCAGTCTGTTCAATCCAGCCTCCGAATGAGTTCGCTGGCGTTTGCTTATCTGTCCTCAATCCGACCAGTTCCCGTCGATATCGCGGAGGCTGTACGTTTAAATGATCAAGGTAGTCAAGGTACCGGTCGTCATCTACGACCGGCGGCCCCCATCGATCCCAGGCATGCACGTTCTCACCAAAAGTGCGGATAAATTTATCTACCCCGACATGGCATTTTCCTGCATGTTTAAGGATATATCCCTCTGCTTTTAGATAATCCTGAAAGATCACATCATCCACTTGTAAATCCACTTGCGAGCCACATAGTGCCCGTTCACCATTGGTCAAATAGGGTGGATGCATGCCTGTGAACATCGCGGCGCGCGCGGGTCCGCATAACGGGCTGGTTGTATAGGTACGACAAAAGCTCGTACCTTCTGCTGATATGGCATCAATATTCGGTGTTTGAATCACCTGAGCCAGTGGCCGAGATGTAAAGTAACAATCCGGGGAAATCATATCAACGGTGATAAAAACGATATTCGGCTTAGATACAGTAGGATCAACGCGATAACTCCCTTGACGCAATCTCGAGTCAAGGAATTGATGCTCAAAACCAGAATCTTGAAAAACTGACATACTTCATTCTCACAGTAAAATAAAGATAGATATGCTTGAAGGGAGGCAGGGATACTCCTGCCTATACCGCACAAGAATTAGGCTTCTCTTGCCACGCCAGTTGAGCTTGGCTTTATCAATTGACGGCGAGTTATCATGTAGTTGAGGCCGAAACAGCAAACAGCAATTATGGCCAATACTGCAATCACCTTTACCGCGCTGCCTTGCTGACCAAGAATGCCAATCTCAGAGAACACCGTATAAAGCAGAGCTAACAAACCAATAATCCCCCAGCTAGCATGTGCGGCATACTTCCAAGGCTGCACCTCTACTTGATTGGTATAGAACTGCTCATATGGCTTGGCCATTGGCTTAAAGTAACGTACGACCATCATAATGCCTACCATCCAGAGGAAATTCAGTCCGACGATATGGAGCCAGTGGATCTGGAACAAGCCAAAGTCCCCCTTGAGAACAAAGTGTGTCATGTAGAAAGTGACCATCCCCACCGGTAACGCAATAAATGCTGCCAACGCTGGCGTACGTTTGGAGACGATACCGACCAAGATGACGGTCAAAATGGGGACATTGATCACCGCCATGATGGTTCTCATCAAGGTGTAAAGGCCATCCGCATGGGCAATAAAAGGAGCGATACAGACACAGATTGCAATCGTCACCGCACCAAACAGTTTACCCACCCGAACCACTTTAATATCGTCGGCTTTCGGGTTAATGATCTCTTTGTAGATGTCCAAGCTTACTAGCGTCGAAAGGCTGTTAACACCACTGTTAAAAGAGCTCATAACAGCGCCAAACAAAACGGCACCAAAGAACCCCGTCATCCATGTCGGCATGACTTCCCGGACGAGAGTTGGATAGGCCATATCTTTGGCGAGTATTGCTTCCCCAGCTTCGGTAAACCCTCGGGTTGGTACAGTAATCAACCCTTTGTGGTGCATGTGCCACGCAATGATACCCGGAAGCACCAACATGGCTACGCCCAATACTTTCATTGCTGCAGCAGCCAATACCCCTTTTTGGCCTTCCGCCAAGTTCTTTGCCCCCAGTGAGCGCTGAACAATAGCCTGATTAGTACACCAGTAGAAAAGGTTAATGAGTAAAATACCGGAAAACAAGGTATGCCAGGGGATCGCCGCACTGTCTCCTACCCCGGCGGCCGCCATTCTTTCAGGAGACTCAGAGATCAGAATATTAAAGCCTTCGGCGACACTACTATCGCCAAGCTGGTACAACGCTAGGATGGGGACCAGAAAGCCCCCCAATAACAGGCCTACGCCGTTAACAGTATCTGAAACGGCAACGGCTTTGAGCCCACCAAAGACCGCATAAATCCCACCGACAATACCGAGTCCTATCACCATGAGCCAAGTTGCGGCGGTTTCACTCACACCAAGAACTTCTGCTACCCCAAATAATTTTCCAAGAGTAATTGCCCCTGCATAAAGTACAAAAGGCAGGAAACCAATTACAATGGCATAGATGAAAATGAATGATGCTACAGAGCGCATCCGCTTGCCATAACGCGCTTCAAGGAACTGGGGAACCGTTGCTACCCCACCTTTTAAAAACCTTGGCAGAAACACCACAGCCAACACAATCATTGTCACTGCCGCGACAGTTTCCCAGGCCATGACGCTGGCACCGTTGGCAAACGCATTACCATTCAGCCCGGTCAACTGTTCTGCTGAAATATTAGTAAGGAACAACGAACCGGCGACGACAAACCAGGGCAAGCTTCGTCCAGCCAAAAAATAACCTGTTGATTGTTTGAGGTTTTCTTGTTTAGTTGCTTTATATGATATCCAGGCAACCAATAGAGTAAATAATATGAACGAGCTCATTGCTATCATGTGTAAACTCTCCATGTAGGGTGCGATTTATTATCGTTATCCGCTATAAGTATGTTTTTGCGCTCTGCAAATACATGCCTAATGACTTGTCATTAATAATATTGACATCCGTCACAAACATTCATCATTTCTAAATATCAACAAGGAATATAATTTAAAGTCACACATTATTAGATGTAGTTAACGAACCAATCCATGTAAAAAACGAAACTATGAAAAATCAACCCTTGGTAATTACTAAAAATGTGAACTTCAACAGTGTTGGTATTCGTTCTTTCTGGGATGTGATCGGTGATGAGCATTATATTAATTTATGGCCTCGCGACAGGCGACTGCCCTACAGAGAGAATACCTTAGTCATCATCTATACAGAAAAAGGAAATGGAATCATTAACTTAAAAACCAAGGAAGAAATTCGAATTAGAGGTAACTCACTGATTTTTCTCGACCCACATACAATTCATTGCTATCGGTGTGATGGTTTAATATGGAAGTTGTATTGGATTGAAATTAACAGTGACCCAGAAACTATAAATCGAATACCAAAACAAAAAGTGATCCAGATCGATAATCACAGGCATTTTGCTATTCAATTCGAAGAATTACTGGATTCATTACAAAAGCAAAAAGTTGATTACAATAGTTATGCAGCAGCGATATTCAATAAAATATTTTATGAATGGTTATTAACAGTTAACAATGAGCAAAAGTCAAAATCATATAACAGCGTGCAGTCGGTGATAGAAGAGATGCACCACCGATTATCCGATAACTGGCAGGTCAGGGAGATGGCACTATTTATTGGGTGTAGTGAACAACATTTAAGGAAACTTTTTCTCAATCATACCGGTAAATCACCAAAAGTATATTACCTACAGCTGAAACTTGATATCGCGCTCGGCGTATTGAAACGGGGAAACAAGTCTATTTCGCAAATAGCTTTTGACCTTGGCTTCTCTGATGCGTTTCATTTCAGCAATGTCTTCAAAAAACGCTTTGGTTATCCCCCCTCAACTGTCGAACCGATTGCAGAAACGTCACAACCGTTGATCAGGGAAGAGACAGAGTAAAAACGGGCTTCTTTATCAATCGAATCGCTTTTTGACCAACTGTAAATAGCTAATCGCATTAATCTCATGCATATCCGTTGCCGGTGTCCAACATTCCGCTATTGCCAACACCCCTCTGATCTTACCTAAAAATGATAAGGCAACGGCTCCTCGCCGAACACCATTTTCATTGAACATTATATCCGCATAGCAACATTTTAATTTTGCCTTGGCAATAAGGTCGGCTTCATCTTCATCAGTAAGAATAACCCTGTCACCTTTCGTCTCATAACGCCAGGGAGTCTCATTGACGGCAACGGGCATTGGAGAAAATGCTTTGCCGACTAGGTATACGGCATCAACCTCACCCAGCCAATTTCGGACATACCCCTCCTTTGCCCACACCCGCCTTTCCAAGATCGGGCTGACACTGTGTTGCAATACCATGCCATTTTTAGAAAACTCATACCATTCCACGGTATGGCCACACTTCTTGCTCAGCGACGTCATTTCAACTTTGAGGGTCGTTTCAAAATCGGCAATATCCGCATTCGTGACGGCGGTAAGTTGGCGCATAGCTTCATAGCTTTTATCTTTATGGCGATGCAAGATTTCCATCTGGACCAAGGTATCGAGAATTCTTGAAAGCGTTGCCTTAGGGACACCTGAAACTTGATACAGCTGTTCCAAAGTCAACGGTTGCCTCGCGGTAGTGAGACATTGCAGCACCCAAAAACCCCTTGCGCAGGCCGGGGCCGAATAATTGTCAGATTCATTAAAGTTCATATTTGATATATACCAAAATTGCAATTTTTCCCATAGTAGCCAGTCACCATAGTGTGACATAGCATACAATCAGAGTTTACTAACCCTATGAAGATAAAGATAAGTCATGAAAGGCAGGCTAGATTGAAACAGCATTGCGCTAAATACCACTGCCCCAATTGGACACAGTGGTATTCACTTAGAGAAAAGCGTTATTGAACCGATAAATAAAAATGGGTGCTGTACTGGGTTTGGGAACTCTCCCCGACAAACACATCAATCTTC
Coding sequences within:
- a CDS encoding SDR family oxidoreductase — translated: MKRILVTGATSGIGYALAQQLCMKGYSVVATGRNCAKLEELAALTGCHIIAADLSDPEQAVALFEQAVEKLGGVDVLINNAGMNSRKCGIDEFTLEEFDYQYAVNLRAPALLSREALKVMKPARSGQIINVLSTVAKRSNETMAVYTAMKQGLAGFSAILMKEAQPHGIKVTSLFPGGTDTNFRETERPQYMQPESVAQTISALLELPQDVVMHEMVFRPPVELE
- a CDS encoding solute:sodium symporter family transporter → MESLHMIAMSSFILFTLLVAWISYKATKQENLKQSTGYFLAGRSLPWFVVAGSLFLTNISAEQLTGLNGNAFANGASVMAWETVAAVTMIVLAVVFLPRFLKGGVATVPQFLEARYGKRMRSVASFIFIYAIVIGFLPFVLYAGAITLGKLFGVAEVLGVSETAATWLMVIGLGIVGGIYAVFGGLKAVAVSDTVNGVGLLLGGFLVPILALYQLGDSSVAEGFNILISESPERMAAAGVGDSAAIPWHTLFSGILLINLFYWCTNQAIVQRSLGAKNLAEGQKGVLAAAAMKVLGVAMLVLPGIIAWHMHHKGLITVPTRGFTEAGEAILAKDMAYPTLVREVMPTWMTGFFGAVLFGAVMSSFNSGVNSLSTLVSLDIYKEIINPKADDIKVVRVGKLFGAVTIAICVCIAPFIAHADGLYTLMRTIMAVINVPILTVILVGIVSKRTPALAAFIALPVGMVTFYMTHFVLKGDFGLFQIHWLHIVGLNFLWMVGIMMVVRYFKPMAKPYEQFYTNQVEVQPWKYAAHASWGIIGLLALLYTVFSEIGILGQQGSAVKVIAVLAIIAVCCFGLNYMITRRQLIKPSSTGVAREA
- a CDS encoding AraC family transcriptional regulator gives rise to the protein MKNQPLVITKNVNFNSVGIRSFWDVIGDEHYINLWPRDRRLPYRENTLVIIYTEKGNGIINLKTKEEIRIRGNSLIFLDPHTIHCYRCDGLIWKLYWIEINSDPETINRIPKQKVIQIDNHRHFAIQFEELLDSLQKQKVDYNSYAAAIFNKIFYEWLLTVNNEQKSKSYNSVQSVIEEMHHRLSDNWQVREMALFIGCSEQHLRKLFLNHTGKSPKVYYLQLKLDIALGVLKRGNKSISQIAFDLGFSDAFHFSNVFKKRFGYPPSTVEPIAETSQPLIREETE
- a CDS encoding sulfatase-like hydrolase/transferase, whose product is MSVFQDSGFEHQFLDSRLRQGSYRVDPTVSKPNIVFITVDMISPDCYFTSRPLAQVIQTPNIDAISAEGTSFCRTYTTSPLCGPARAAMFTGMHPPYLTNGERALCGSQVDLQVDDVIFQDYLKAEGYILKHAGKCHVGVDKFIRTFGENVHAWDRWGPPVVDDDRYLDYLDHLNVQPPRYRRELVGLRTDKQTPANSFGGWIEQTDGADFPKEAHYSAFLADLTIRQIKAARRQEPGRPFFAQLDFFDPHQPYSIPSGFEKRYEEIKSAITLPASYTELQANNILPDNPIYALYRKYWGMYDEDTVIDYIAAHLLQVEVVDYAVGRLVDYLKSEGLWDDCVVVFSADHGDMNGRLGMADKGVYFQPDIFAIPLYIKAAKHTMPVMKKIETVCSALDIAPTLLAAAGIEKPAHMEGSNLLKVASGGEKEPMVQVFQTGMHVGMNFGAAIRLEMSGKEWFYGYNASTGYQELYDVDADEQVNLFYEAVGLAMRPELIRKMAEVLSTDVRWRGYWASFRLHNMEYLPDDTGADMQMLKPA
- a CDS encoding helix-turn-helix domain-containing protein, whose protein sequence is MNFNESDNYSAPACARGFWVLQCLTTARQPLTLEQLYQVSGVPKATLSRILDTLVQMEILHRHKDKSYEAMRQLTAVTNADIADFETTLKVEMTSLSKKCGHTVEWYEFSKNGMVLQHSVSPILERRVWAKEGYVRNWLGEVDAVYLVGKAFSPMPVAVNETPWRYETKGDRVILTDEDEADLIAKAKLKCCYADIMFNENGVRRGAVALSFLGKIRGVLAIAECWTPATDMHEINAISYLQLVKKRFD